AAATTTCCCGTCATACATATTCCAATTGTATGACGGTTATGGTCTTTCGCGTGCGCTCCAATATGTAAACCTCGCCCTTCCACTACAGTTCCATCCTTTTCGATAAAATAGTTGTAACCAATTCCGCTCCACCCCCTTACAGTTTGATGAAATTCATGCGTTTTATACACGTCCCATCCATCTTCAGCTGTATGGTGAATAATCAGTTTGTTTACTTTTTCTAAAGGAACTAATTCATCTTGAAATGTTAGATTGACACGTTTAATTTCCATTTGAACTGCCTCCTCTTAAAAATCAATCATTATAATCGTTTTATCATCTGGCCTTATTCTCTTTTCCGCTTCTAGCTCTTCAATAATTGCTATATATTCGTTTATACTATTCTTTCTTATATATGCAACAGTTTGTTCTAATGACCAATCTGGGTGAAATAACCCGTCTGAACAAATAAAAATCCCACTCACTTCATCTGTATGTAATTCACCATGTTGTAAATAATGTATCGCTTCTTTCATTCCATTTGCAACTGAATAACCATTTGGCAT
This DNA window, taken from Bacillus cereus ATCC 14579, encodes the following:
- a CDS encoding peptidoglycan recognition protein family protein, with protein sequence MEIKRVNLTFQDELVPLEKVNKLIIHHTAEDGWDVYKTHEFHQTVRGWSGIGYNYFIEKDGTVVEGRGLHIGAHAKDHNRHTIGICMTGNFDKYDPTPAQVNALYSLCKMFMKQFAIKKENILGHRELEGVTKSCPGNRFSMVELRKILS